The following proteins are co-located in the Procambarus clarkii isolate CNS0578487 chromosome 4, FALCON_Pclarkii_2.0, whole genome shotgun sequence genome:
- the LOC138371111 gene encoding probable serine/threonine-protein kinase DDB_G0271682, which translates to MEQFNGEVASRLLRHRRKFIGSGAYGVVALVEWRREPVALKISRSSLFSKSFSREADILALLKGAGGAPLLLGVAVNPFALLITYKGSQTLQNLFNDPEYNLIDLGLQVGRKLLEIHKAGIVHNDIKGSNIMVQGPPHNPEISIIDFGMACKTDESVLLFGDPNVSTIHAPEMIERGCSSFASDVFSYGVLMLQILNASPTTMTLPLTNPSIGEVIEEAMHPNPQCRPSLPDLLRRLQENMNKNSSSELQDGVDLQRNMDGNQHPAQRCGTPGTQMGTPHKVMKQSQRLNKNCVLI; encoded by the coding sequence ATGGAGCAGTTTAACGGAGAAGTCGCTAGTCGCTTGCTAAGACACAGGAGAAAATTCATCGGCTCTGGGGCGTATGGAGTAGTTGCTTTAGTGGAGTGGCGGAGAGAGCCTGTAGCTCTTAAAATATCGAGGTCTTCTTTGTTTTCCAAATCTTTCAGCAGGGAAGCCGACATTTTGGCGTTACTGAAGGGTGCAGGTGGCGCGCCCTTGCTGCTGGGTGTGGCAGTTAATCCTTTCGCTCTCCTGATCACCTACAAGGGTAGTCAGACACTTCAGAATTTGTTTAACGACCCAGAATACAACTTAATCGACCTCGGATTACAGGTTGGGAGAAAATTACTTGAAATCCACAAGGCGGGTATCGTACATAACGATATTAAGGGTAGTAATATTATGGTCCAAGGCCCGCCTCATAATCCAGAAATCAGTATAATTGATTTTGGAATGGCCTGCAAGACAGATGAAAGCGTCTTGCTGTTTGGGGATCCAAATGTTAGCACGATACACGCCCCCGAAATGATTGAGCGAGGATGTAGTAGCTTTGCGTCTGATGTTTTCTCCTACGGTGTACTGATGTTGCAGATCCTGAACGCGTCGCCCACGACTATGACTCTCCCATTGACAAACCCATCAATAGGAGAGGTAATAGAGGAAGCTATGCACCCCAACCCTCAGTGTCGTCCCTCACTCCCTGATCTTCTGCGTCGTCTACAGGAGAACATGAACAAAAACTCTTCATCAGAGCTACAGGATGGTGTCGACCTTCAACGCAATATGGATGGAAATCAACACCCTGCTCAGCGCTGTGGGACTCCTGGTACACAGATGGGCACTCCTCACAAGGTCATGAAACAAAGCCAACGTCTAAATAAGAACTGCGTTCTTATCTAG